A single Methylobacterium sp. 17Sr1-1 DNA region contains:
- a CDS encoding YkgJ family cysteine cluster protein — translation MSPAHADPDTFACQECGACCAYSAEWPRFSIEDDADIARIPEIYVDDPAGRMRCEGERCSALDGRVGERVACKVYAVRPEVCRTCEPGDPECLIARRHHGLPV, via the coding sequence GTGAGCCCGGCCCACGCCGATCCGGACACGTTCGCCTGCCAGGAATGCGGCGCCTGCTGCGCCTACTCGGCCGAGTGGCCGCGCTTCAGCATCGAGGACGACGCCGACATCGCCCGGATCCCGGAGATCTACGTCGACGATCCGGCCGGGCGCATGCGCTGCGAGGGCGAGCGCTGCTCCGCCCTCGACGGCCGGGTCGGCGAGCGGGTGGCGTGCAAGGTCTACGCGGTCCGCCCCGAGGTCTGCCGCACCTGCGAGCCCGGCGACCCGGAATGCCTGATCGCCCGGCGGCATCACGGGCTGCCGGTTTAG